The DNA segment TGTTTTCAACAGCGACCACGAACAGGGTTTCCGTGATGGCGAACGCGTCCGTCTCGTGAATGGGGAAATCAGACCCGAATAGGCAAGACTCTCTCCCCCTTGGCCCGTCTCTTGTGACGGGCTTTTTTTATTTTGAGAAGGCCCTCAACGTTTCACGATACGGTCGTATTTGGAAGCGGGAACATTCATTTACCCATGGCTTGTACAAAGGGACTCTGGTGTAAGATTATTCGGTAATAACCAAATAAAAAACATAGCTGAAAGCTCTCCACCCTTGGAAATTGCACACGAAATATTGTTGCGCTTGGCCCAGCGTAGCTTGCCGCCGACGCCCGCCAACTATCTGGCGGCTTATCAGGAGATTTCCGGCACCAGTAATGAGGTGGTCTCTGGAATCGCACATCCGGCCGCACCTGTTTACCAGATTGAAAGCACCCTGAAGGAACTGTCCGCACACCTGCTGGAAGACACCGTTGCGATTCTGCTCGCCGAAACCCCGGAGCTGGCGGATGAAGCAAAAGTTCTGGCGATGAAAATACGCGCCACTCATAGTTCCGGGCAGGTGCTGCAACTCGCGACAAAGATCAAGGAATTCAACTGCCGGCTCGGTTTGGTAGCACAAGACAAGGCCGAAATCCGCGATGCCTTGCTGAAACTGCTGAGTCTCATGATCAGCAATATCGACGGACTGTACGGTGATGACAAATGGCTGTCTGGCCAAATTAACGTTGTTGCGGAATTGATCGACCAGCGTCCCCTCAATATTCGCCACCTCGATGCCGCCGAAAGCCGTCTGCGCGACCTGGCCGTCAAACAGAGCAGCATGAAGCAGGAGCTTACCCAAGCCCAGGAACAGCTCAAGGCCATGCTGGCCACTTTTATCGATCAGCTTGCCAGTTTTACGGAATTGACCTCGGACTACCACGCCAAGATTGAAAATTGCGTAGCGCGCATCGCACAGGCCAGCACCATTAACGAACTGTCCAAAGTGCTGGACGATGCGATGCGCGAGACACGCGGTATCCAGGCCCAGGCCCTGCACACTCACACCGATTTTTCGGCCCTTAAGCTGCGCGTCGAAGAATCCGAGCAGGAAATCAGCCGGCTGCGAACCGAACTTGCATTGGCCAGCAAACTGGTACGCCACGACTCCCTGACCAACGCCCTCAATCGCAAGGGAATGAATGAAGCGATCGAACGCGAGGTCACGCGCAGAAAGCGATATGGCGGAGATTTATCGGTGGCGATGCTCGATATCGATAATTTCAAGCGATTCAATGACATATTCGGACATAGCGTCGGCGATGCCGCACTGATTCACCTTTCATCCCTGTTACGCGCCACCATCCGGCCGCAGGATGTCCTGGCGCGGTATGGCGGCGAGGAGTTCTTCCTCCTGCTGCCAAATGCCAATCTGCGCGGCGCAACAATGGCGATGACCCGCGTACAGAGCGAACTGGCGCGGAAGGATTTCCTGCATAACCACAAAAAAATCCAGATCACCTTCAGTTGTGGTGTTGCCGAAATAAGGCAAGAGGAAAGCGCGCTTGAAGTCATCCAACGCGCTGATAACGCAATGTATATGGCCAAGCGCACGGGGAAAAAACCGCGTCGTCGCGGCATAGCGCCCAATCGCGTGGTGCAAAGCACGCCCCGGCCGAAACCAGCGAAAACGGGCCCAAAACCCGTCCTGATTGCCGTTCTGGCGGCAACCGCATCGAGCCGCCCATAAATTGTAGGTGAAACGCCGTGCTACACGGCAATCCGCACGGCGATAGCTGGTTCTGAAAGGGGTTTCTGAGCTACTTCGCAAGCTTACAAATGGTTGGAAAGAAATAGGCAAAGAATAGCGCTGTAGTTTCCCCGACCAAGGCCGCAAGCTGACGACTACCATGTTGCTAATGCCTTCCCAGATCAATATCTACAAGGAAATTTGCGCGCTCTCGGCCCAGATGGTCGAGGCAGCGCGCGCCAACGACTGGGAGCGCCTCGTCGCTCTGGAGCGCAATGTCGCCACTTTGCGCGATGGGCTGATCGGGGAAGATGACGGCAGTTCCCCCTCGTTTCAGGAACTCGACCTGAAACACGGCCTGATCCAGCGCATTCTCGACGATGATGCGGAAATTCGCCGCCATACCGAACCCTGGATGGAGCGGGTGCGCCGGTTTCTGGGGGGAAGATCGACGCACGAACGGGTCGAACGCACTTGCGGCGGCGGCTCCTAGCCGGCCCACGACGACGAGCGGAAAAGAAGGCAATTCCGCTACACTCCCGCAGCAAACGTGGCAGCCTCTTCAATCAATCATTCAACCTATCGTTTCCCCAATGAGCAAGCAGCAATACGACGAATCCTCCTTCCGTGTCCTCAAGGGACTGGAGCCGGTGCGCGAACGGCCGGGCATGTACACCCGCACCGACTCGCCGGCGCACATCATTCACGAAGTCATCGATAACGCCGCCGACGAGGCGCTTGCCGGTTACGCCAAGAACATTCATGTGTTGCTGCATACCGATGGTTCGGTGACGGTCAGCGACGACGGCCGCGGCATCCCGGTCGGCCTGCATGCGGAAGAAAAAATTCCCGTCGTGGTGCTGGCCTTTACGCGCCTGCACGCGGGCGGGAAGTTCGACAAACGTACGGGAAACAGCGCCTATGCCTTTTCCGGCGGTCTGCACGGCGTCGGCGTTGCCGTCACCAACGCCCTATCGACGCGCGTCACGGTCGAAGTGCGGCGCGAAGGTAAAGTGCATGGCGTCGAATTCACCGACGGCGGCGAGCATGTCGGCAAGCTCGAACAGATCGGCACCTGCGGCAAGGAGACTGGTACCCGCGTGCGCGCCTGGCCCGACCCGAAGTATTTCGATTCGCCCAAGGTGCCGCTGGCCGAGATCGAGCGCTTGCTGCGTTCCAAGGCCGTGCTGCTACCCGGCGTCAAGGTCGCGCTCGACATCGAGCAGACCGATGGCAGCTGCCTTTCCAAGACCTGGACTTATCCCGATGGACTGACCGGCTATCTGCGCGAAATGGCTGGCGACCTTGAAGCGCTGGCGCCGAT comes from the Georgfuchsia toluolica genome and includes:
- a CDS encoding GGDEF domain-containing protein, producing the protein MEIAHEILLRLAQRSLPPTPANYLAAYQEISGTSNEVVSGIAHPAAPVYQIESTLKELSAHLLEDTVAILLAETPELADEAKVLAMKIRATHSSGQVLQLATKIKEFNCRLGLVAQDKAEIRDALLKLLSLMISNIDGLYGDDKWLSGQINVVAELIDQRPLNIRHLDAAESRLRDLAVKQSSMKQELTQAQEQLKAMLATFIDQLASFTELTSDYHAKIENCVARIAQASTINELSKVLDDAMRETRGIQAQALHTHTDFSALKLRVEESEQEISRLRTELALASKLVRHDSLTNALNRKGMNEAIEREVTRRKRYGGDLSVAMLDIDNFKRFNDIFGHSVGDAALIHLSSLLRATIRPQDVLARYGGEEFFLLLPNANLRGATMAMTRVQSELARKDFLHNHKKIQITFSCGVAEIRQEESALEVIQRADNAMYMAKRTGKKPRRRGIAPNRVVQSTPRPKPAKTGPKPVLIAVLAATASSRP
- a CDS encoding flagellar protein FliT translates to MLLMPSQINIYKEICALSAQMVEAARANDWERLVALERNVATLRDGLIGEDDGSSPSFQELDLKHGLIQRILDDDAEIRRHTEPWMERVRRFLGGRSTHERVERTCGGGS